A stretch of Panthera tigris isolate Pti1 chromosome E2, P.tigris_Pti1_mat1.1, whole genome shotgun sequence DNA encodes these proteins:
- the LOC102962633 gene encoding leukocyte immunoglobulin-like receptor subfamily B member 2 yields the protein MSLGFAFLLGLVFCLEQRIWAKNGLLPQPSIWALPGTVIPQGSSVTIHCRGPPGVVRWQLLRIGTFISRYDRTSDGSQGVSTFSIQSVTYINAGIYYCIYWKKGVWSGRSDPLDLVVTGVYKDTPSLTALPDPNVTSGENVTLLCETPQYYEIFNLTKDGRNVSPQDFLRQDHNTFLISPVTLAHGGIYRCYGSSKIYPHSWSLPSNPVKLLVTDPPAPGNGHLPIVTGILAIVVLLLLFLLFLFYQCWHRVKHGNIDCETENQVKYKSSFPVMDFQEENQYDVLDDIQPEKDRQMAMQVPIVEDSQEVTYAQLHQETLRRNVDTLLSHTHEDSSGQPCVYATLNLS from the exons ATGTCCCTGGGGTTCGCTTTTCTGCTGGGACTTG tgTTTTGTCTGGAACAAAGGATTTGGGCAAAAAATG GATTATTACCCCAGCCCTCCATCTGGGCACTGCCCGGGACTGTGATTCCCCAGGGCAGTTCTGTGACCATCCACTGCAGGGGACCTCCAGGAGTAGTCAGATGGCAGCTACTTAGAATAGGAACTTTCATCTCACGGTACGACAGAACCTCAGATGGATCCCAGGGAGTTTCCACGTTTTCCATCCAGTCTGTGACATACATCAATGCAGGAATTTACTACTGTATATACTGGAAGAAAGGAGTCTGGTCAGGACGCAGTGACCCATTGGATCTGGTGGTGACAG GCGTGTACAAGGACACACCCTCCCTGACTGCTCTTCCAGACCCCAATGTGACCTCAGGAGAGAACGTGACACTCCTTTGTGAAACACCTCAGTACTATGAAATCTTTAATTTGACTAAAGATGGAAGGAATGTCTCTCCTCAGGATTTTTTACGTCAGGACCATAACACCTTCCTGATCTCTCCTGTGACCCTTGCCCATGGGGGTATCTATAGATGCTATGGTTCTTCTAAAATCTACCCTCACAGCTGGTCACTGCCTAGCAACCCTGTTAAGCTTTTGgttacag ATCCACCTGCTCCTGGAAATGGACACCTTCCCATTGTGACTGGGATCTTGGCCATCGTTGTCttacttcttctcttcctcctctttctcttttaccAATGTTGGCATCGGGTCAAACACG GGAACATTGATTGTGAGACCGAGAACCAGGTGAAGTATAAGAG CTCCTTCCCAGTCATGGATTTCCAGGAAGAAAATCAAT ATGATGTCTTAGACGACATCCAGCCTGAGAAGGACAGACAGATGGCTATGCAG GTCCCCATAGTGGAAGACTCTCAGGAGGTGACCTATGCTCAGCTACACCAGGAAACCCTTAGGAGGAACGTGGACACGCTACTCTCCCACACCCATGAGGATTCCTCTGGCCAGCCCTGTGTGTATGCCACCCTCAACTTGTCCTGA